A portion of the Anoplopoma fimbria isolate UVic2021 breed Golden Eagle Sablefish chromosome 15, Afim_UVic_2022, whole genome shotgun sequence genome contains these proteins:
- the LOC129103271 gene encoding serine palmitoyltransferase 2-like, with protein MQVTVGASTIVWPAMTKTANGDVGKPVRNGLKPGRNGLTRSLHRCHEEEEEEEEEEVHAASHHGGLYSRPFVESFEETPMLVAVLTYMGYGILTVFGYLRDFLRHWKIERCNIAREKEEQKDFVPLYQDFENFYTRNLYMRIRDNWNRPICSVPGAKVDLMERASRDYNWTFDYTGRVVQDVINLGSYNYLGFAENTGPCANAAAEVTAKYGVGVASTRQEIGNLDRHEEMEKLVAKFLGVESAMAFGMGFATNSMNIPALVGKGCLILSDELNHASLVLGARLSGSTIRVFKHNNMQSLEKQLREAIVHGQPRTHRPWKKILIVVEGIYSMEGSVVRLPEVIALKKRYRAYLYLDEAHSIGALGPKGRGVVDYFGLDPCDVDVMMGTFTKSFGAAGGYIAGKRELIEYLRSHSHSAVYATSMSPPVVEQIITSMKCIMGEDGATIGLERVQQLAQNTVYFRKRLREMGFIIYGNEDSPVVPMMLYMPAKIGAFGREMLKRNIGVVVVGFPATPIIESRARFCISAAHTKDVLDRALTVISEVGDLLQLKYSRHKIQPSLARPFDDNVYEDIDD; from the exons ATGCAAGTGACCGTCGGGGCTTCCACCATAGTTTGGCCAGCAATGACCAAGACGGCCAACGGGGACGTGGGGAAGCCCGTCAGGAACGGACTGAAGCCGGGGAGGAACGGACTGACCAGGAGCCTCCACCGCTgccatgaggaggaggaggaggaggaggaggaggag GTCCATGCGGCGTCACACCACGGCGGCCTGTACAGCCGGCCCTTCGTCGAGTCCTTCGAGGAGACGCCCATGCTGGTGGCGGTGCTCACCTACATGGGCTACGGCATCCTGACCGTCTTCGGCTACCTGCGCGACTTCCTCCGGCACTGGAAGATCGAACGGTGCAACATCGccagggagaaggaggagcagaag GACTTTGTGCCCCTCTACCAGGACTTTGAGAACTTTTACACCAGAAACCTCTACATGCGTATAAGGGACAACTGGAACAGGCCCATATGCAGCGTCCCGGGGGCCAAAGTGGACCTGATGGAGCGAGCGTCCCGCGACTACAACTGGACTTTTGA TTACACGGGTCGGGTAGTGCAGGATGTGATCAACCTGGGCTCGTATAATTACCTGGGCTTCGCTGAGAACACGGGTCCGTGCGCCAACGCCGCAGCCGAGGTCACCGCGAAGTACGGCGTCGGAGTCGCGAGCACCAGGCAGGAGATTG GTAACCTGGACAGACACGAGGAGATGGAGAAACTGGTGGCTAAGTTCCTGGGTGTGGAGTCGGCCATGGCGTTTGGGATGGGGTTTGCAACCAACTCCATGAACATACCAGCACTGGTTGGCAAG GGCTGTCTGATTCTGAGTGATGAATTGAACCATGCCTCTCTGGTCCTGGGTGCCAGACTCTCGGGGTCCACCATCAGAGTCTTCAAACACAACA ACATGCAGAGCCTTGAGAAACAGCTGAGAGAGGCCATAGTTCACGGACAGCCCAGGACTCACAGACCATGGAAGAAGATCCTCATTGTGGTGGAGGGCATTTACAG CATGGAGGGCAGCGTAGTGCGCCTGCCAGAGGTGATCGCCCTGAAGAAGCGCTACCGGGCTTACCTTTACCTAGACGAGGCCCACAGCATCGGGGCCCTGGGGCCGAAAGGGAGAGGTGTGGTCGATTACTTTGGCCTGGACCCCTGTGATGTGGATGTCATGATGGGCACGTTCACCAAGAGCTTCGGCGCCGCAGGGGGATACATCGCAGGGAAAAGG GAACTCATTGAGTACCTGCGCTCCCATTCGCACAGTGCGGTCTACGCCACTtccatgtctcctcctgtgGTGGAGCAAATCATCACTTCTATGAAGTGCATTATGGGAGAGGATGGCGCAACGATCG GTCTTGAGCGTGTGCAACAGCTGGCGCAGAACACAGTCTATTTCCGAAAGAGGCTTCGAGAGATGGGCTTCATCATCTACGGCAACGAGGACTCACCCGTTGTTCCCATGATGCTCTACATGCCCGCCAAGATAGG AGCATTCGGCAGGGAGATGCTGAAGAGGAACATCGGCGTGGTTGTCGTGGGCTTCCCGGCTACGCCCATCATAGAGTCTCGGGCACGCTTCTGCATCTCAGCCGCCCACACAAAAGACGTGCTCGACAGG GCGCTGACAGTCATCAGTGAGGTAGGAGACCTTCTTCAGCTCAAGTATTCCCGACACAAAATCCAGCCGTCGTTGGCGCGGCCCTTCGACGATAACGTGTATGAGGACATTGACGACTGA